From the genome of Clostridium sp. BNL1100, one region includes:
- a CDS encoding TIGR04066 family peptide maturation system protein: MYKLLVYPYDLNESSIIRYRNMLKNYEIVSLVCLEGAYENGKDAGVFDEVETGIIITSDFGNAIEKCDVVLILDKNFDELKDTYFEKIKMAILKNRIAMVNKKIYDYCQARLDVMSNIKLLDNISEVELYDNMRIPKLTQPDIPVITVMSMGENTNKFEAQLDLRKKFEDKGYRVLQFGTKDYSEMFGFRKLPYFLMSKNISIDKKVYMFNYYINREVLKEDYDVIILGVAGGILPINSYVTNYFGENSLIITSALNIDINMMCLYHNENLKVKDLYEIANFCKGRIGCITDYFYMTNRQFKVSQAYEVEYFSLDRHRCNKGIPEISDKTMKFCHMLREESKDDIFNLMLGELEDNIELV, from the coding sequence ATGTATAAATTATTGGTATATCCTTATGATCTGAACGAGAGTTCTATAATTAGGTATCGAAATATGCTAAAAAATTATGAAATTGTCAGCCTTGTATGCCTGGAGGGAGCATATGAAAATGGTAAGGATGCAGGCGTATTTGATGAAGTTGAGACTGGAATAATAATTACAAGTGATTTTGGAAATGCAATAGAAAAATGTGATGTGGTACTTATTCTAGATAAGAACTTCGATGAACTAAAAGATACATATTTTGAAAAGATAAAAATGGCAATACTAAAGAATCGTATTGCAATGGTAAATAAAAAAATATACGACTACTGTCAGGCTCGCTTAGATGTTATGTCAAATATCAAACTCCTGGATAATATTTCGGAAGTTGAACTTTATGATAATATGCGAATTCCTAAACTTACACAGCCGGATATTCCTGTCATAACAGTCATGTCTATGGGGGAGAACACCAATAAATTTGAAGCACAATTGGATTTAAGGAAAAAATTTGAAGACAAAGGGTATAGAGTATTACAGTTTGGTACAAAAGATTATAGTGAAATGTTTGGCTTCAGGAAACTTCCTTATTTTCTTATGTCAAAGAATATATCAATTGACAAAAAAGTATATATGTTTAACTATTATATAAATAGAGAAGTGCTTAAAGAGGATTATGATGTAATTATTCTAGGAGTTGCCGGAGGAATCCTTCCTATTAATAGTTATGTAACCAACTATTTTGGGGAAAATTCTTTAATTATAACATCTGCATTAAATATTGATATTAATATGATGTGCCTTTATCATAATGAAAACCTTAAGGTAAAGGATCTGTATGAAATAGCGAATTTTTGTAAGGGAAGAATAGGATGCATTACAGATTATTTTTATATGACTAATAGACAATTTAAAGTTTCTCAAGCATACGAAGTAGAATATTTTTCGTTGGATAGGCATCGGTGTAATAAAGGTATCCCTGAAATTAGTGATAAAACTATGAAGTTTTGCCATATGCTTCGTGAAGAGTCAAAGGATGATATTTTCAACTTAATGTTGGGGGAATTAGAGGATAATATAGAACTTGTGTAA
- the pstC gene encoding phosphate ABC transporter permease subunit PstC, which produces MTESTSTFQNKKAVNSRIKRMRISNVIARNILFLFAIITILTTIGIIVSLLKDSIGFFSNVSITDFLFGRKWTPLFSNPSFGVLPLVMGTLIITLISAVISIPIGLFTAIYLSEYANKRVRKVIKPILEVLAGIPSIVFGYFALTLITPLIKTVLPQTEIFNALSASIAVGIMTIPLVSSLSEDALRAVPDSLRQGALALGSTKMETSLKVVVPAAISGISASFVLAISRAIGETMIVTIAAGARPNLTFNPLESVQTMTSFIVQASQGDNPHGTVGYYSLFAVGLLLFLITLGLNILSHYMVEKYRKEY; this is translated from the coding sequence ATGACAGAATCAACAAGTACTTTTCAGAATAAAAAAGCTGTAAACAGCAGGATAAAAAGAATGAGGATTTCAAATGTAATTGCAAGAAACATCCTGTTTTTGTTTGCAATAATTACAATATTAACGACTATAGGAATCATTGTTTCACTTTTAAAGGATTCCATTGGTTTTTTTTCTAATGTTTCAATTACGGACTTCCTTTTCGGTAGGAAATGGACACCATTATTCAGCAACCCAAGCTTCGGCGTACTGCCTCTGGTTATGGGAACATTAATAATCACACTGATATCGGCAGTTATATCAATTCCTATAGGTTTGTTTACTGCAATATATCTTAGCGAGTATGCCAATAAAAGAGTAAGAAAGGTTATAAAGCCTATTCTGGAGGTTTTGGCAGGAATACCTTCAATAGTATTCGGATACTTTGCATTGACCTTAATAACACCATTAATTAAAACAGTTTTGCCCCAGACAGAAATTTTTAATGCACTTAGTGCCAGTATTGCAGTTGGTATTATGACCATACCACTGGTTTCTTCACTGAGTGAGGACGCATTAAGAGCTGTTCCCGACAGTTTAAGGCAGGGGGCACTTGCTTTAGGCTCAACTAAAATGGAAACCTCCTTGAAGGTAGTCGTTCCGGCTGCAATATCGGGGATTTCGGCTTCATTCGTCCTTGCAATTTCAAGAGCTATAGGCGAAACAATGATTGTAACAATCGCTGCAGGTGCAAGGCCGAACCTTACATTTAATCCCTTGGAAAGCGTGCAGACCATGACTTCGTTTATAGTGCAGGCCAGTCAAGGTGACAACCCTCATGGAACAGTAGGTTACTATTCATTATTTGCCGTAGGTCTGCTACTATTCCTTATTACATTGGGACTTAATATTCTTTCTCATTACATGGTTGAAAAATACAGGAAGGAATATTAA
- the ccpM gene encoding Cys-rich peptide radical SAM maturase CcpM: MIVYKLIKTPKKYYVFDRNRNKILNISKEDYEELDKLQKKEISENEVGCLPKYQKYGYLKENVIEEILHPETEYIQHYLDHRVQFLILQVTQNCNLRCSYCVYSGEYENRVHSNKVMSWELAKKSIDYLYEHSNELDDVHISFYGGEPLLCLDLIKKCVAYVKEAYPDRNTRYGMTTNGTLLNRKVADFLIKNRFAIAISLDGSKKDHDANRKFANGEGSFDTIVNNIKEIIKYDNEYIKNLRFNTVLNPKSDYGAVRNYFASEDIICDVEVGISLMDSKNYNGDILFSEEFVNLRRYDYFLLLMTMIKKLKKDKLPELMEQFKYGIDLEYSNMGELNSLHRAWHHSGPCMAGAMRMFVNVEGTIYPCEKAVETSEVLMLGKLETGTEADKVAKVMNIGKLSEKDCKNCWGINWCSLCAMYAIKDGKFDLATKKSNCINSLIEAEDKLLTFCFLKEFGYNFGKEEIYV, translated from the coding sequence ATGATTGTGTACAAGCTTATAAAAACGCCAAAAAAATATTACGTATTCGATAGGAATAGAAATAAAATCTTAAACATAAGCAAAGAAGATTATGAGGAACTGGACAAGTTACAAAAAAAAGAGATTAGCGAAAATGAAGTGGGATGTTTGCCTAAATATCAGAAGTACGGTTACTTAAAAGAAAATGTAATAGAAGAAATTTTACACCCTGAAACTGAATATATTCAGCACTATCTGGATCACAGAGTGCAGTTTCTTATATTGCAGGTTACTCAGAATTGCAATCTTAGATGCAGTTATTGTGTTTATTCAGGAGAATATGAAAACAGAGTTCATTCCAACAAAGTGATGTCATGGGAATTAGCTAAAAAATCAATTGATTATTTATACGAACATTCAAATGAATTGGATGATGTTCATATAAGCTTTTATGGCGGAGAACCTTTACTATGTCTGGATTTAATAAAAAAATGTGTAGCATATGTAAAAGAAGCGTATCCCGATAGAAATACAAGATATGGAATGACTACTAACGGTACACTTTTAAATAGGAAGGTAGCTGATTTTTTAATAAAGAATAGATTCGCTATTGCAATCAGCCTTGATGGCTCAAAGAAAGACCATGATGCAAACAGAAAGTTTGCAAATGGAGAGGGAAGCTTCGATACTATAGTAAACAACATCAAAGAAATAATCAAATATGATAATGAATACATAAAAAACCTTAGGTTCAATACTGTTTTAAATCCAAAATCGGACTACGGAGCAGTCAGAAATTACTTTGCATCTGAAGACATAATATGCGACGTAGAGGTAGGTATTAGTTTAATGGACTCCAAAAACTACAACGGAGATATATTATTTAGTGAAGAATTTGTGAACTTGAGAAGATATGACTATTTTCTTTTATTGATGACTATGATAAAAAAACTAAAAAAGGACAAATTACCAGAATTAATGGAACAGTTCAAATATGGCATAGATTTAGAGTATTCAAACATGGGGGAACTGAATTCTCTCCACAGGGCATGGCATCATTCCGGACCCTGTATGGCAGGTGCAATGAGAATGTTTGTAAATGTCGAAGGTACTATATATCCATGCGAAAAAGCAGTAGAAACCAGTGAAGTCCTGATGCTTGGCAAATTGGAGACAGGTACTGAGGCAGATAAAGTTGCAAAGGTAATGAATATTGGTAAACTCTCGGAGAAAGATTGTAAAAACTGTTGGGGAATTAACTGGTGCTCTTTATGTGCAATGTATGCTATAAAAGATGGCAAGTTTGATCTTGCGACAAAGAAATCAAATTGTATTAATTCATTAATTGAAGCTGAAGATAAACTTCTTACTTTTTGTTTCCTAAAAGAATTTGGTTACAATTTTGGCAAGGAGGAGATATATGTATAA
- the pstA gene encoding phosphate ABC transporter permease PstA: MNQIKYRKMKNSIFHGVIFCVTLIGIVVLVILLADIIMRGVPFLTKQFFTNFPSRFPKKAGILPGIYGSVYIILLTILFAVPIGLGTAVYLEEYAKNNRFTKFIKINISNLSGTPSIVYGLLGLTVFVRTLGLGKSILAGALTMSLVVLPIVIVSSQEAIKAVPQYLRHGSYALGATKWQTIRKIVIPAALPGIFTGVILSVSRALGETAPLIMVGAATYVSKLPEGLNSIFTALPLQIYYWMGLPKEQFKDLAAAGIIVLLGILLTTNAIAIVLRNKYQKSIE, encoded by the coding sequence ATGAATCAGATTAAGTATAGAAAAATGAAAAATTCTATTTTTCACGGAGTAATTTTTTGTGTAACGCTGATAGGAATAGTAGTACTTGTCATTCTGCTTGCTGATATTATCATGAGAGGAGTACCGTTTCTTACCAAACAATTTTTTACAAACTTTCCGTCCCGTTTTCCTAAAAAGGCCGGAATACTGCCCGGAATCTATGGTAGTGTATATATTATATTGTTAACAATACTTTTCGCAGTTCCTATAGGTTTGGGTACAGCCGTATATTTAGAAGAATACGCTAAAAACAATCGTTTTACCAAATTCATAAAAATAAACATTTCAAATCTTTCAGGAACTCCGTCGATTGTTTACGGTTTACTTGGACTCACTGTTTTTGTAAGAACTCTTGGCTTAGGAAAAAGTATTTTAGCCGGAGCTTTAACCATGTCGCTAGTTGTACTGCCTATAGTAATAGTTTCATCGCAGGAAGCCATAAAAGCGGTACCACAGTATTTGAGACACGGTTCCTATGCTCTTGGGGCTACAAAGTGGCAGACCATTAGAAAAATAGTTATACCGGCTGCACTTCCCGGAATATTTACAGGTGTCATACTTTCTGTATCAAGGGCATTGGGAGAGACTGCTCCGCTTATTATGGTAGGGGCTGCAACATATGTTTCCAAACTTCCTGAAGGATTAAATTCAATATTTACAGCATTACCACTGCAAATATATTATTGGATGGGGCTTCCTAAAGAACAGTTTAAGGATTTGGCTGCCGCAGGGATAATAGTACTTCTGGGAATACTTTTAACAACAAACGCAATTGCCATTGTTCTAAGAAATAAATATCAAAAATCCATAGAATAA
- a CDS encoding HAD family hydrolase gives MEYKAILFDLDGTLINSLEDLADSANEAIRKHGFKTHPTDSYKKFVGNGVRNLIKNAAPDGTDDSVVDKILEDYRIIYNKNYVNKTRAYDGINEMLDNLKKAGIKMGVCSNKPHKSTNEIVEKLLGCEYFDVVFGEREGIPRKPDPASLIEAAERLGVAPSQAIYVGDSGGDMESANRAEMLAAGVLWGFREKEELIACGGKILLASPSELVDFITGGHRD, from the coding sequence ATGGAATACAAAGCAATACTGTTTGATTTGGACGGGACACTTATAAACTCTCTGGAGGATTTGGCTGACAGTGCCAATGAGGCCATAAGAAAACATGGGTTCAAAACCCACCCAACGGATTCATATAAAAAGTTTGTAGGAAACGGAGTACGGAACCTGATAAAAAACGCTGCCCCTGACGGAACAGATGACAGCGTTGTTGATAAGATACTCGAAGATTACCGTATAATATACAATAAAAATTATGTAAATAAAACAAGAGCTTATGATGGGATAAATGAAATGCTGGATAATCTGAAAAAAGCAGGGATAAAAATGGGAGTTTGCTCAAACAAACCTCACAAATCTACAAATGAGATAGTTGAAAAATTATTGGGATGCGAGTATTTTGACGTAGTATTTGGTGAGCGGGAGGGAATACCCCGTAAGCCGGATCCGGCTTCACTGATTGAAGCGGCTGAAAGGCTAGGAGTTGCACCGAGTCAAGCCATATATGTGGGAGATTCGGGTGGTGATATGGAGTCGGCTAACAGGGCAGAGATGCTGGCGGCCGGTGTATTATGGGGGTTTCGGGAGAAAGAGGAATTAATAGCATGCGGAGGAAAGATACTGCTGGCTTCGCCTTCCGAACTGGTTGACTTTATAACCGGGGGTCACAGGGATTAA
- a CDS encoding PstS family phosphate ABC transporter substrate-binding protein, whose protein sequence is MVKLVNMKKVVSLAVGVALTVSLAACGSGTKNDNVGNTNLSGKIVIDGSSTVYPVTSAVAEEFQIEQPEVEVSVAMSGTGGGMKKFTAGEIDICDASRKIKPEEAEAAKAKGIEYVEFEIAYDGISVVVNKDNTWAHSITVNELNKIWGKDSKVKTWKEVNPAWPDEPIKLYGPGTDSGTFEFFTEMINKKAKESRTDYTPSEDDNVLVQGIAGDKDAMGYFGFAYYEENQDSLKVLKIDSGKGPIEPTAKTIKDKTYSPLSRPLYIYVNKDKLNQSPVKEFVKFYLDNAEQLTQEVGYIPLERYDAEKAKLK, encoded by the coding sequence ATGGTTAAATTAGTAAATATGAAAAAAGTTGTTTCATTAGCAGTAGGCGTTGCCTTAACTGTTTCATTAGCGGCTTGCGGCAGCGGTACTAAAAATGATAATGTTGGTAACACCAATCTAAGCGGTAAGATAGTTATAGACGGTTCAAGCACGGTTTACCCGGTGACATCAGCTGTTGCTGAAGAATTTCAAATCGAGCAACCTGAGGTAGAAGTATCGGTAGCCATGTCAGGAACGGGCGGTGGAATGAAAAAGTTCACGGCAGGGGAAATAGACATATGTGATGCTTCCAGAAAAATAAAGCCGGAAGAAGCAGAGGCTGCAAAAGCAAAAGGAATAGAATATGTAGAATTTGAAATTGCATATGACGGAATCTCTGTTGTTGTTAATAAAGATAATACTTGGGCACATTCAATCACAGTTAATGAACTGAATAAAATCTGGGGCAAGGATAGTAAAGTAAAGACATGGAAAGAAGTAAATCCCGCATGGCCAGACGAGCCTATAAAACTATATGGACCGGGTACAGACTCAGGTACATTTGAATTCTTTACTGAAATGATTAATAAAAAGGCAAAGGAATCAAGAACTGACTATACTCCAAGTGAAGATGACAATGTTTTGGTTCAAGGTATTGCTGGAGATAAGGATGCAATGGGATATTTCGGGTTTGCTTACTACGAAGAAAATCAGGATTCACTAAAAGTATTGAAAATTGATTCCGGAAAGGGACCTATTGAGCCAACTGCAAAAACAATTAAGGATAAGACCTATAGTCCTTTGTCAAGACCATTGTATATTTATGTAAACAAAGATAAGCTTAATCAATCCCCGGTTAAAGAATTTGTAAAATTCTATCTGGATAATGCTGAACAATTAACCCAAGAAGTAGGGTATATACCTCTCGAACGCTATGACGCCGAAAAAGCTAAGCTCAAATAA
- a CDS encoding methyl-accepting chemotaxis protein, translating into MIVTKIYRKIINTNIRLRIQLLIVLITVTLIPIIAVSTTTYITTIGKITELSLNNLKSDSYNTMNNIEVKINSLDSTIKGVASQTDFLVGLEMANSVNAKMDTATYSGIQLSMKNVVEGSEGLIDTMYLCNKNGKVIASAAKKTKTSGIVKFYDMQLFERIKTDTNNEVIVGNYVIIKEANKKVIPVTRAVKSLAGFSGTITALVDYDKFFKFDKNKIKSEIIVLDSEFRIFYGMDNSKVNSKIPIKGAVYDENINYKDSGIKKIAHLEKSDLTNWIVCAQMNYNKVMLPVKQYILILIIVLVLSLLLATLISIFYSKYISNPVVELTTQIKKIEEGFLEVHFNEKINISEINSLRNAFKKMVSNLNILISGISSASREIDEMSALMYSEASESFEKSEYTQKSISKININIKNQADNTSYAAAEIKSLADQIATTREHSNNVYSFLDRLNSSAERGKGQMVKLEANSTLNLKSISKMNEMIIGLQTQMQQINTITATIQSIAKQTQLLSLNARIEASRAGESGKGFAVVAEEIKELSNQTNSQAGVIRKMIESIVQNSNNLSMGFEEVSTGTDTQNSCINETKECFLEIKKDIDNINTRLFNITDYLHEMDKQKDNLVLLVDQINNAAEEIANSSDDVHQYTKNNITSVKKVHEKSNIFKGLSKKLNSSVGLFKV; encoded by the coding sequence ATGATTGTGACAAAAATATACAGAAAAATAATAAATACTAATATAAGGCTTCGTATACAACTTCTTATAGTGCTTATAACGGTAACACTTATTCCAATAATTGCAGTAAGTACTACAACTTACATAACAACCATAGGAAAAATAACGGAACTTTCATTAAACAATCTTAAATCTGATTCCTATAATACTATGAACAATATAGAAGTAAAAATAAATAGTTTAGACAGTACCATTAAGGGAGTAGCTTCTCAGACCGACTTCTTGGTTGGACTTGAAATGGCCAACAGTGTTAATGCTAAGATGGATACAGCAACATACAGCGGAATTCAGCTTTCAATGAAAAATGTAGTAGAAGGCTCAGAAGGACTCATTGATACGATGTACTTGTGCAATAAAAACGGAAAAGTTATAGCCTCCGCAGCCAAAAAAACAAAAACATCAGGAATAGTTAAATTTTACGATATGCAGCTTTTTGAAAGAATAAAAACAGATACAAACAATGAAGTTATAGTCGGTAATTATGTTATTATTAAAGAAGCAAACAAAAAAGTAATACCAGTTACGAGAGCAGTGAAAAGTCTGGCAGGTTTCAGCGGAACAATAACTGCATTAGTGGACTATGATAAATTCTTCAAGTTTGACAAAAACAAAATAAAAAGCGAAATTATTGTATTGGACAGTGAATTTAGAATTTTTTACGGTATGGACAACAGTAAAGTTAACAGCAAAATCCCAATCAAAGGAGCTGTATATGATGAAAATATTAATTATAAGGATTCAGGAATAAAAAAAATAGCCCATTTGGAGAAATCAGATCTTACAAATTGGATAGTTTGTGCTCAAATGAACTACAACAAAGTTATGCTGCCTGTAAAGCAATATATTCTTATTCTTATAATTGTTTTAGTATTATCGCTTCTGCTTGCTACACTCATTTCTATTTTTTATTCAAAATATATATCAAACCCTGTAGTTGAACTAACCACACAAATAAAGAAAATTGAAGAAGGCTTTCTGGAAGTTCACTTTAACGAAAAAATCAATATATCAGAAATAAACAGTTTAAGAAATGCATTCAAAAAAATGGTTAGTAATCTGAATATACTTATATCCGGTATCAGTTCAGCTTCAAGGGAAATAGACGAAATGTCCGCTCTTATGTATAGTGAGGCCAGTGAATCATTTGAAAAATCAGAATATACTCAAAAATCAATTTCAAAAATAAATATCAATATAAAGAATCAAGCAGACAATACAAGTTATGCAGCAGCAGAGATAAAAAGTCTTGCAGATCAGATTGCTACAACAAGGGAGCACTCAAACAATGTTTACAGCTTTCTTGACAGACTCAACAGTTCAGCGGAAAGGGGTAAGGGCCAAATGGTTAAGCTGGAAGCAAATTCAACCCTAAATCTTAAAAGTATTAGCAAAATGAATGAAATGATAATTGGATTACAGACACAAATGCAACAGATAAATACTATAACTGCTACAATTCAGAGTATAGCTAAACAAACACAGCTGTTGTCACTAAACGCCAGAATAGAGGCTTCACGAGCAGGAGAGTCAGGAAAAGGATTTGCCGTCGTAGCTGAAGAAATTAAGGAACTGTCTAACCAGACAAACTCACAGGCAGGGGTAATAAGAAAAATGATTGAAAGTATTGTACAGAATTCAAACAACCTTAGTATGGGTTTTGAAGAGGTAAGTACAGGAACAGACACACAAAATAGCTGTATAAATGAAACAAAAGAGTGCTTTCTGGAAATCAAAAAGGATATAGACAATATAAATACTCGTCTTTTTAATATAACTGATTATTTGCATGAAATGGATAAACAAAAAGATAATCTTGTATTACTGGTAGATCAAATCAATAACGCTGCCGAAGAGATAGCAAATAGTTCTGACGATGTACATCAGTACACAAAAAATAATATTACTTCCGTAAAAAAAGTCCATGAAAAATCAAACATATTTAAGGGCTTATCCAAAAAGCTGAATTCATCCGTAGGTTTATTCAAAGTTTAG
- the argJ gene encoding bifunctional glutamate N-acetyltransferase/amino-acid acetyltransferase ArgJ, with amino-acid sequence MNIIDGGVTAPKGFKAAGVACGIKKNNRKDLAIVCSEDTAVASGVFTTNVVKGHSLQVSMEHIKNGFARAIVINSGNANACVGETGYKDAKEMTELTAELLQCDAQDILVNSTGVIGTKLNMPSIRSGIRLAVNALSSQGGSDAEEAIMTTDLMPKEIAVDIELQGETVRIGGIAKGSGMIHPNMATMIGIITTDANISRSLLDKALKQCVKKTFNRVSVDGDTSVCDSVFVLANGFADNDAIVKEDYEYSKFIDAMMFVCTYLAKLMAKDGEGATKLIEIQVDGAGDESDAYKVVSTVAKSPLVKTAIFGEDANWGRIFTAVGYSGASFDPNLTDIYIGDILVCRNGAAANFDEAAVKEIIKKKEIVIKINLKKGNVSDRIWTCDFSYDYVKINGSYRS; translated from the coding sequence ATGAATATTATTGATGGTGGTGTTACTGCTCCCAAAGGCTTTAAAGCCGCAGGAGTTGCCTGTGGAATAAAGAAGAATAACAGGAAGGATCTTGCGATAGTTTGTTCTGAGGATACAGCCGTTGCGTCAGGCGTATTTACAACCAACGTTGTTAAAGGACACTCCCTGCAAGTTTCAATGGAACATATTAAGAATGGTTTTGCAAGAGCAATTGTAATCAATAGTGGAAATGCCAATGCCTGTGTCGGTGAAACCGGTTACAAGGATGCAAAGGAAATGACCGAGTTGACTGCCGAACTTTTACAGTGCGATGCTCAGGATATTCTTGTTAACTCTACCGGAGTAATAGGTACAAAGCTAAATATGCCTTCCATAAGATCAGGTATACGTTTGGCGGTCAATGCCCTAAGCTCTCAGGGAGGGTCAGATGCTGAAGAAGCTATAATGACTACCGACCTGATGCCAAAGGAAATCGCCGTTGATATAGAGCTTCAAGGTGAAACCGTTCGTATTGGTGGTATTGCAAAGGGTTCCGGAATGATTCACCCTAACATGGCTACTATGATAGGTATAATCACAACAGATGCAAATATATCGAGAAGCCTTCTTGATAAAGCCCTTAAACAATGTGTAAAAAAGACTTTTAACAGAGTTTCCGTAGATGGAGACACTAGTGTTTGTGATTCTGTTTTTGTACTGGCTAATGGTTTTGCAGATAATGATGCCATTGTAAAGGAAGACTATGAGTATTCAAAATTTATTGATGCAATGATGTTTGTCTGTACTTATCTTGCTAAGTTAATGGCTAAAGACGGTGAAGGAGCTACAAAGCTTATTGAGATTCAAGTTGACGGTGCCGGTGATGAAAGCGATGCCTATAAGGTTGTAAGTACTGTTGCTAAATCTCCTTTGGTAAAAACAGCTATCTTCGGAGAAGATGCTAATTGGGGAAGAATATTTACGGCTGTAGGATATTCCGGTGCTTCCTTTGACCCTAATCTTACAGATATATATATAGGAGATATCCTTGTTTGTAGAAATGGAGCGGCCGCTAATTTTGATGAAGCTGCTGTAAAAGAAATTATTAAGAAAAAAGAGATTGTTATTAAAATAAATCTTAAAAAGGGAAATGTGTCAGACAGGATATGGACTTGTGATTTTTCATATGACTATGTTAAGATAAACGGAAGTTACAGAAGTTAA
- a CDS encoding chemotaxis protein CheW, producing MSTQLVLFKINNEIFAISINNVNIIERITDIYKVPDTPEYIDGLINLRGKVHTVFNLRKKFGYLPKESDDNTRIIILNHQSNVGLLVDEVMEIFSAEDSEVKPAPELISGISGKFFSGVIERDGRIVLILDLEKLFEAK from the coding sequence ATGTCTACGCAATTGGTTTTATTTAAGATAAACAATGAAATATTTGCAATTAGTATAAATAATGTAAATATAATTGAAAGAATTACGGATATTTACAAAGTTCCTGATACACCTGAGTATATTGATGGATTGATTAATTTAAGAGGAAAAGTCCATACAGTTTTTAATTTGAGAAAGAAGTTTGGATATTTGCCAAAAGAGTCTGATGACAATACAAGAATTATCATATTGAATCATCAATCAAACGTTGGCCTTCTCGTTGATGAGGTAATGGAAATATTCAGTGCGGAAGATTCCGAAGTAAAGCCTGCTCCTGAACTTATTTCAGGTATTTCAGGCAAATTTTTCAGCGGTGTTATTGAAAGAGACGGTCGTATAGTACTTATTCTTGATCTTGAAAAATTATTTGAAGCAAAGTAA
- a CDS encoding pyridoxamine 5'-phosphate oxidase family protein, with protein MRRKDRQVTELTEIIEIIERCDVCRIALSDDNMPYIVPMNFGYEVMDSNIIIYLHCANEGRKLDILKKNNRVCFEMDCKHRLVTGVKACDCSMDFESVIGDAVAQIVVNNEDKIHGLNLIMKKYTQKNDYTYEENRLTGVTVLKLVSTGFTAKRKQR; from the coding sequence ATGAGAAGAAAAGACAGGCAAGTAACTGAATTGACTGAAATAATTGAAATTATTGAAAGATGCGATGTTTGCAGGATTGCATTATCAGATGATAATATGCCGTATATTGTACCTATGAATTTTGGTTACGAGGTTATGGACAGTAATATTATTATATATTTGCATTGTGCAAATGAAGGAAGAAAGCTTGACATATTAAAAAAGAACAATAGGGTATGTTTTGAAATGGATTGTAAACATAGGCTGGTAACAGGAGTAAAAGCATGTGACTGTTCAATGGATTTCGAAAGTGTTATAGGAGATGCTGTTGCTCAAATAGTAGTAAATAATGAAGATAAAATTCATGGTTTGAACCTTATAATGAAAAAATACACCCAAAAGAATGACTACACATATGAAGAAAATCGTCTTACGGGTGTAACGGTTTTAAAACTTGTTTCAACGGGATTTACTGCAAAAAGAAAACAACGTTAA